ACATCCACAATTCTAGTATCACCAGCAAAATCATAATTCCAAACCGCGCTGAGCAGCTGATCTCTTGTAAGAACTCTTCCCTTATGTTTAGCTAAATACACTAGTAATTCAAATTCTTTTGGAGTTAAATCCAAACGCTCTTTTCCATAATAAGCCTCGTAGTGATCAGGTAACACTCGTAAATCGCCAATCAGTACTTGATTTTCATCCTCAATTTCTTGCACCTCAGGTTCAGGCTGCGACTGACTGCGTCTCAATATGGCCTTTATTCTTGCTACAACCTCTCTAGGGCTAAAAGGCTTTGTCATATAATCGTCTGCACCTAATTCTAAGCCTAATACTTTATCAAATTCATCGTCTTTTGCCGTAAGCATAAGAATTGGCACCATGATTTTCCTTTGTCGAAGCTGTTTACACACTTCAATTCCATCCATTTTCGGAAGCATTAAATCAAGCACAAGTAAATCAGGCTCTTCTTTTATACAAAGATTCAGACCTTCTTCTCCATCCATAGCTGTTGAGACTGTATAGCCTGCTTGTTCCAAATTATACTTTAACAAGGTTGAAATTGATTGTTCATCATCTACTACTAATACTCTCTTACTCATATAGGCCTCCAGAGATCAAATTTCCCTTCAATTGAACCAATCTATTTTATTCGTTTTTTCTCTATGTATGTTAGTTCTATTCTAGCGAATAGTAGGGAAAAAGGGCAACTATTGTTTAAAATAATGTTTATGTTTAAAATTAATTTCCACAAAAAAACTGGCTCTAAGTAGAGTCAGTTAGTAATCAGCACATTTTAGTTAGAAATTTTCTAGTGCCTTGCCTTCCATTGGAGTCATTTTATGAGGAGGGCATACTGTAATTTTTCCTTCTAGAACGGTTTTTTCTTCACTATTCACAGCATGAATATCTACAACAATTTTGTTATCTGAAGTATGGACTTCTCCTACCTCAAACAAAAATTGGACAACATCATAATGGTATAACGGTTGAAGGAATGAAATTTCTTGGTTTACAATGTGGCTTCCTGGACCAGGTAAATATTTCGATACAGCTGCTGTAATGATTCCAGTTAGCATGATTGTTGGTACAATCGGCTTTTCATAAGGAGTTTGTGAGGCATAGTCATGCTGAATATAAAGCGGGTTGGCATCATTGGTTAATCCTAAATAAAGAAGTAAATCTTTATCTTCAATTTTTTCTGTTAGAGTTAATTTTTCTCCAACCGATATTTCTTCGATATGTCTACCAATCTTTCTCTTTTTGCCAAGAAGCATTTTAACACCCCTTTTTCTAAATTAGTGAACCTAATTTACAACACTGCAATTACTATTAGGTTATTTCTTAGTAAAAAAGAAAATTGAGGAAATCCTCAACTTTCTTTTTATTTTAAACACTTTCTTAAGATAATACTTTCATAACGTTTCTAACAGAATCAGCAGATTTTTCAAGAGCTGCTCTTTCTTCTTCGGTGAGTTCAAGTTCAATAATTTGTTCAAGACCATTTCCACCTAGTACAGTTGGAACACCTAGGTAGATTCCATCAAAGCCATATTCTCCTTCAAGATAGACAATAGATGGAAGAACTCGTCGTTGATCTTTTAAAATGGCCTCTACCATTTCCACCAGTGAAGCTGCAGGTGCATAGTATGCACTGCCGTTGCCTAGTAGATTAACGATTTCACCGCCACCCTTACGTGTTCTTTCAACAATTGCATCTAATCTGTCTTTAGACATTAATGTTTCGAGAGGAATACCACCCGCATAAGAATAGCGTACTAATGGTACCATATCATCACCATGTCCACCTAAAACAAACCCTGTTACATCCTTCACAGAAAGGTTAAGCTCTTGTGCAACAAACGTACGGAAACGAGCTGTATCTAACACTCCTGATTGTCCAATCACACGATGCTTAGGAAATCCCGACTCTTTAAAAACTGTATAAGTCATTGCATCTACAGGATTGGTTAACACAATAATCGTGCATTCAGGAGAATACTTAACAATTTCTTTTGTTACAGCCTTCATTATGCCTGCATTTGTTGTAACAAGATCGTCACGACTCATACCTGGCTTCCTAGCAATACCTGCTGTAATGACGACAATATCAGAACCTGCTGTGTCTTCATAATTAGATGTTCCGATTATGTTTGCGTCGAAGCCTTGTACCGGACTAGCTTCAAGCATATCAAGAGCTTTCCCTTTTGTTGGGTTTTCCATTTGAGGAATATCAACTAATACTACATCTGCAAGTTCTTTTTGCCCTAATAAAAACGCTGTAGTGGCTCCAGTGAAGCCCCCACCAATTACGGAAACTTTTTTACGCTTAATAGCCATATGTAAACATCTCCTTAAATATTGTATAAATTAGGAAAGAGGGCAAAGCGCATAAATGAAGTACATTTATGCGCAAAGCCCCTCTTAGATTTATATTCGACTTTTAATGGTCAATTCTTGCAGAGTATCTAGATACCCTAATTACTGTGTTTTTTAACAGAGCATTTTAGGTTTCAAATTAACCCATGTTTTTGATTAATTCGTCACCGAACTCAGAGCATTTAACTTCAGTTGCACCTTCCATTAAACGAGCAAAGTCATAAGTTACAACTTTTGAAGCAATAGTTTTCTCTACTGATTTCATTACTAATTCAGCAGCTTCAGTCCATCCTAAGTGCTCAAGCATAAGAACACCAGAAAGAAGAACAGAAGAAGGATTAACCTTATCAAGACCTGCATATTTAGGAGCAGTACCGTGTGTTGCTTCGAAAATTGCATGTCCTGTTTCATAGTTAATGTTTGCTCCTGGAGCAATACCGATACCACCAACTTGTGCAGCAAGTGCATCAGAGATATAGTCACCATTTAAGTTCATTGTTGCAACAACATCGAACTCACGTGGACGAGTTAGAATTTGTTGTAAGAAGATATCTGCAATAGAATCTTTTACAATGATTTTACCTGCTGCTTCAGCATCAGCTTGTGCTTTGTTTGCAGCATCTTTACCTTCGTTTTCAACGATGCGGTCGTATTCAGCCCATGTAAATACTTTATCACCGAATTCTTTCTCAGCTAGTTCATAACCCCAGTTTTTGAAAGCACCTTCAGTAAATTTCATAATGTTACCTTTGTGAACAAGTGTTACTGATTTACGGCCATGTTCAATTGCATAGTTAATAGCAGCTCTCACTAAGCGGCTAGTACCTTCTTGTGATACAGGCTTAATTCCGATACCAGATGTTTCTGGGAAGCGGATTTTATTAACACCCATTTCATTTTGTAAAAAGCTGATAAGCTTTTTAACTTCATCTGAACCATTTGCATATTCAATACCAGCATAAATATCTTCTGTATTTTCACGGAAGATAACCATATCTGTATCTTCTGGACGTTTAACTGGAGAAGGTACACCTTGGAAATAGCGCACTGGACGTAAGCAAGTGAATAAATCTAATTCTTGACGAAGTGCAACGTTTAGAGAACGAATTCCTCCACCGATTGGTGTTGTTAGAGGTCCTTTGATTGCAATTAGATATTCACGAATCACATCAAGTGTTTCTGCTGGTAACCATTCACCTGTTTGATTGAAAGCCTTTTCACCAGCTAATACTTCTTTCCAAACGATTTGTTTTTCTCCGTTGTATGCTTTTTCTACAGCTGCTTCTAGAACACGTGATGCAGACGCCCAGATATCAGGACCAATTCCATCTCCTTCAATGAATGGGATTACTGGGTTGTTTGGTACGTTTAATACTCCATTAGTTGTTGTAATTTTTTCACCTTGTGTCAAGAAAATTACCTCCCGGGTTATGTAATTGATTTTTCAAATCTATTTTACCAATAGATTCTCTTCTCTTAAAGTGTTGTTACTTTTGTTTTTATAAAATTTATTAAATTTATATTATTCAGGCCTTTTATAAAAGCCTTTATATTGAAAGCGTAGAAAACGATTCCACACAGTAATCCTCCCATAGAGGGAGGACAATGTGGAATTGCCTCTTCACTATTCTATATCACTATAAAATTATCCTCTTTGGTCTAAAGGGATATAAGCTTGTTTTTCTGGTCCAACATACTCTGCACGTGGACGAATTAGTCGGTTATTTTCATATTGCTCTAGAATATGAGCTAACCATCCCGATACACGACTTACAGCAAAGATTGGTGTGAATAAATCATGATCAATGCCTAAGCTATGGTAAACAGATGCTGAATAGAAATCAACATTTGGCGGAAGTGGTTTTTGAGAAGTAACTAATTCTTCAACTTTTGTTGACATCTCATACCATTTTGGTTCACCTGTGATTTTTGTTAGCTTTTCAGACATCTTCTTTAAGTGCTTCGCTCTTGGGTCACCTTGACGGTATACACGATGTCCGAAGCCCATTATTTTTTCTTTATTTGCTAACTTCTCATTAATATAACTTTCAGCATTTTCTACTTCATCGATTTCTGAAAGCATCTTCATTACTGCTTCATTAGCTCCACCGTGTAATGGACCTTTTAGAGCACCAATAGCAGCTGTAACACCAGAATAAACATCAGATAATGTCGCAACACATACACGTGCTGTAAAAGTAGATGCATTTAATTCATGGTCTGCGTGTAAAACAAGTGCTTTATTAAATGCTTCCACAGCAATTTCATCTGGCTCATTTCCTGATAATGTGTATAAGAAATTTGCAGCCATTGATAAGTCTGTTCTAGGCTCAACTGGCTCTAAACCTTTACGAATACGAGCAAAAGAAGTAACAACAATCGGAAGCTGTGCTTGTAGACGGATGGCTTTTCTGTAGTTAGCCTCTGTATCCATCACATCTGCTTCTTCATCAAACAAGCCAAGTAAAGATACAGCAGTACGTAGAGCAGCCATTGGGTGAACTTTATTGATAGGGTATGATTTGAAGTGTTCAATAACTTGCTGTGGAATCTTTGCATTTTCCGCAAGTTGTTTCTTAATTTCATTTAATTGTTCTGCATTCGGAAGTTTTCTGTGCCATAATAAATAAACCACTTCCTCAAAGCTTGCGTTTTCTGCTAAATCATCAATGTTATAGCCCGCATATGTTAATGTATCATCAATAATCGAGCTTACAGATGAAGTAGTTGCAACGATACCTTCAAGACCTTTTGTTGCTGTCATATAAATCCCTCTCCTTTACCTTTTTTCCCCATTTGTTTCATCTTAAAAGTTTAAATGATATAAGTAGTAGAAATCCTACTTGACTCAGTCATAAACTGTTCCATATGTAAGGAAATAAGCTTTTGTCAAAGTAGATATTTCACTTATGTTTCGTAGATCACGAATCATGAATTTATAGTATTATTTTAAACTTTTAGACGATTGAGCGCTTGCTCACATGCAAGCAAAGAAAAAGAAAATGCTTACATTTTTTATTATTTTGATAAAGCATCACTCCGTATAAATCGAACGTGACATATACTATCAGATAATCTTATTTAAATAATAGATAGTATACCTATCTCATTTCAAAAAGAGATGAGATAAGGTTGCCTTATCATGTAGGCATTATTTTAGAACATATCCCTATTATAAACAATTATCAGACTTTTGTGAATGAAAACAACTTTATTACTTAAAAATTTGTTAGAAAAATTTTATTTTAGGGATTCTTTCATTAAAACTGCCTTACTAATATAACCATAACATATATTTGTTATATTAGTGTATAATTCCTCTAAATTAATTGGCTTTTTACAGTATTATATAATTAAGAACTAAATAGTTTTACAATTTGCATGGCTAGATACGCTATTCCTGCTCCTATTAAAGGTCCTACAGCCACACCATTGAATAACGAAACTGCTAGAATTGTGCCAAAAACAAGAGCTGTTGTAATATGAGGATCTTCCGCTAACAACGTTAGCCCGTTTTTAGCAATTAATGCGACAGCTATCCCTGCTCCTAAAGCAATCCAAGCATAAGAAGATTTTAAAGCATCAATCAGCTGTTTAAATCCAATTTCTCCTGTTGCTATTGGTACTAAGACAGCAATTGTAATAACTGTAACTCCCCAGTTAATTCCCTTTGCCCCAATAGTTGGCAATAACTTCGATTCTAATCCAATCAATTTAATGACTAGCAAGCATCCAACAGCTATTAACAATGATTGATTTTTCGCTAAAAATCCAACTCCTAATAAGATTAATAAAAAGAGTACCGGTTGACTAAACACTGAGTAAAACCTCCAAAAAGTAGTAATATGGTTAAATTAATTACATATATAAAACCATGACTATACATCGAAACTCAAAAGATTAATTCAAATAGTATAAACAAGCTTAATATGTAATAAACATGCTATATAGCCTTATTCAAAGATTGGAAAAGCCCATAGGAATTGAAAAATGGGGAGGAATTTATTAAGTGAATATGAATTATTTATATAGCATGTTAAGATTTTTACTTATTATAGCTGTTACATGTTTAGGAATATCAATATGTTATTATTTATCTACTTTGACCTATCCATTTTTAATTGCAATCTTAATTGCTATGATTATTAATCCTCTTGTAAATGGGTTGGAACGGATCCTCAGGATTCCTAGAGGATTTTCAGTGATTATCTCAATTATTTTACTGATTTGTTTAATTGCAGGTATTCTCATTCTTTTAGTAGCAGAAATTGTAACAGGCACCACCTATTTGGCGAGAGTTCTCCCTGGACATTTAGAGTTGTTAGCTGTTTACATCGAAACGTTTTTTGTCACAAAAATCATGCCACTATATAACCAACTAACATACCTTTTTAACAGTCTTGAATCAAATCAACAACAATCCATTATCTCAAACATTCAAAATATTGGTGAATCAGTTGCATCTAGTGTTGGAAATTTCATCAAAGGCTTTTTGGAAAATATTCCAGTTATCATTAGTTGGCTCCCAAATGCCGCAACTGTCATAATCTTTTCTTTACTTGCAACTTTTTTCATTAGTAAAGATTGGTATAAGTTCAAATCTGCTGTTTCTGGTTTACTACCACAGAGAGCAAAATCAAGTGGAAGGACTATTACTAATGAGTTAAAGAAAGCATTGATAGGTTTTGTTCGTGCACAAGCAACCCTAATTTCCATTACCACCGCCATTGTTTTAATAGGACTTTTGATTTTACGGGTTGATTATGCTATTACAATCGCTTTATTAATCGGTTTAGTTGATATTCTCCCATATTTAGGTACGGGTTTAGTGTTCATTCCATGGATTATTTATTTATCGTTTAGTGGTGGAATACCGCTTGCAATTGGACTAGGAGTATTATACCTTTTCGTCTTAATACAGCGTCAAATAATGGAACCAAAAGTACTTTCCTCCAATATCGGACTTGACCCACTTGCTACCCTCGTTTCACTTTTTATAGGTTATAAACTAATTGGCTTTTTAGGACTGATAGCTGGGCCAGTTGCATTAGTCGTATTAAAAACATTTAAAAGTGCGGGCCTTTATGAGGACCTATGGAAATTCATCATAGGAAATAATAGATAATAGTAAAACGAACGGGGCTGATACTAAGATCAGCCCCACAATTTCTTTGATCAACTTCTACCTTATGATCGTTATCTGATTTTTATCAATCATTTTTCGAATAGTTGTTAATAAAATCGGTTTAAACTTATTTCTGCTATATGGAAATAACAATAAAAACCCTACTGTATCTGTTATAAACCCAGGAGTTAATAACAAAACTCCACCAATCAAGATACAAAGCCCGTCAATAATGGCCATTCCAGGAATTTGTCCAAATTGCATTTCTTGCTGAGCTTTTCTTAACGTTTCCAATCCTTGTTTCTTTGCAAGCCAAGCTCCTACAACACCCGTTAAAATAATAAGTAATACAGTTGGAATGGGGCCAATTGTATTTCCCGATAATATTAGAATTCCGATTTCTAGAGCAGGTATAACAATAATGAGAAACATCAATAATCGCATGTATTCACCTCTTAAACTCTACTAATAAAACGATGTCCTTTTTTAAATCTCTATACTCTCTCTATTCTATTCCAAAGATGCAAAAAAAAGAAGGGATTACTCCCTTCCTCTTAATGACAATTATAGTACACTCGCATGTCCTTGGTAAATAACTCCTCGAACAGCGTCTACTGTAATATCTTGACCATCTTTTAACAATGTTGTTGCGTTTTCTACACCTACAATAACAGGAATACCAAGACTTAATCCCACAACAGCAGCATGACTTGTTAAGCCACCTTCTTCTGTTACAAGAGCAGATGCTTTCTCAAGAGCATCCATCATATCACGGTCAGTTCCTTGTGCAACAAGAATAGCACCTTGTGTCATTTTTTCTTGTGCATCCTTTGCAGTGCTTGCCACTACAACCTTACCAAAAGCTGATTTACGTCCGATGCCTTGTCCCTTTGCAATAACATCTCCAATAACATGGACTTTCATAAGGTTTGTTGTGCCTGCTTCACCAACAGGTACACCCGCTGTAATCACAATAAGATCACCATGTGTTACAAGTCCGCTATTAATTGCTTCTAATACAGAACGATCTAGCATTTCATCTGTTGTTGTTGAGTGATTTCCACTTCTTGGGTAAACACCCCATACTAAAGCTAACTTACGAGAATATGAATCAGAAACTGTTACAGCAATAATTGGTGCTTTAGGACGATATTTTGAAATCATTCTTGCAGTGTGTCCACTTTCAGTTGGAGTAACAATTGCTGATACACCTAAATTTAGAGCTGTATAAGCTGTAGATTGGCCAATCGCATCTGTGATTGTTGTGCCAACCTGAGCACTGCGCTTCGATAAAATTTGCTTATAATCTAAAGCTTGCTCTGCTCTTGAAGCAATATTGTGCATTGTTTTAACCGCTTCCACTGGATAAGTACCGGCAGCAGTCTCACCAGAAAGCATAATCGCATCCGTACCGTCAAAAATAGCATTGGCTACGTCACTTGCTTCCGCTCTAGTCGGTCTTGGGTTACGTTGCATACTATCAAGCATTTGAGTAGCTGTAATAACAGGCTTTCCTAGAGCATTACATTTACGAATTAATTCTTTTTGAACTAATGGAACTTCCTCTGCAGGAATCTCAACACCCAAATCTCCACGAGCAACCATTAAACCGTCTGACACTTCAAGAATCTCATCGATGTTATCTACACCTTCTTGATTCTCAATTTTAGGGATAATTTGAATATGGCCTGCATTATGCTCTTCAAGCAGCTCGCGAATTTCTAGTACGTCTGAAGCACGACGAACGAAAGAAGCAGCTATAAAGTCAACATCCTGTTCAATACCAAAAACAATATCTTTAGCATCTTTTTCAGTAATACCTGGAAGTTTCACACTAACTCCTGGTACGTTAACACCTTTTTTATTTTTTAATGTACCAGTATTTTTAATTAATGTTTTAATCTCACCTTTTGATTGGTCAAGACCGATTACTTCCAACTCAATTAGACCATCATCTAGTAAAATTGTTGACCCAATATGTACATCATCAATAAGTCCTTCATATGTAACAGAGAACTTTTCTGTTGTACCAACTACTTCTGTCATTGACACAATAATTTCTTTTCCTGCCTCAAGCTCAATAGCACCATTTTCCATTGTGTTTGTGCGAATTTCAGGGCCTTTAGTATCTAGAAGAATAGCTACAGTTTTGTTTAGTTTGGCAGAAGCCTCTCTAATATTTTTAATTCTTGCACCATGCTCATCAAAATCACCGTGTGAAAAATTCAAACGGGCTACATTCATTCCAGCCTGCATTAATTCTGATAATTTATCAATTGATTCACTCGCAGGACCAATTGTACATACAATTTTCGTTTTGCGCATTTCGTTTCCTCCTACCATTTAGAAGGGTAAAGGTTTCACTTATCCCATGTTAGATTCGTTTCTTCCTTTACCCATTTTTGTATGGTTCTATTGTTTTATTTTTTCTTTGCAGCTTTGTAAAATAATATGGTAACGATACCAACTAGTATTTATATAGATAATTCTTTAGATAATCGGTACATATTATCATCAATCGTATGTGGTTGATCTAGTATTTCAAGAATATCATGGTGAACAAGTTCGTTCTTTTGTATACCAACACAACGTCCACCTTTTCCTTCTAATAATAATTCAACAGCATACGCGCCAAGTCTACTCGCTAATACACGATCAAAAGCAGTTGGAGAACCGCCACGCTGAACATGACCTAGTACAGAAACACGTGTCTCAAATGAAGTAGCTTCTTCAATTTGCTTAGCAAATTCAACTCCACTGCCTACACCTTCTGCAACTACAATAATACTATGCTTCTTTCCTCTCTCATGACCACGTTTTAAGCGGGCAACAACATTGTCCATGTCATAGTCAGCTTCCGGTATTAAGATTGTTTCAGCTCCTCCAGCCAAACCAGACCAAAGAGCAATATCACCAGCATGTCTTCCCATTACTTCAATAACATATGTACGTTCGTGTGATGTAGCTGTATCACGAATTTTATCAATTGCATCTATAACTGTATTAAGTGCTGTATCAAATCCAATAGTAAAATCTGTACCAGGGATGTCATTATCAATAGTTCCAGGAACACCTACACATGGAAAACCATGTTCAGTTAGTTTTTTCGCTCCCATGTAAGAACCATCTCCCCCAATAACAACTAGGCCTTCAATCCCATGTTTCTTTAACTGTTCAATCCCTTTTTTCTGACCTTCTATTGTTTTAAATTCAGGACATCTAGCAGAATATAATTTCGTACCTCCGCGGTGAATAATATCTCCTACAGAGCCAAGTTCTAATTTTTCTATTCTTCCTTCAATTAAACCTGTATATCCATGGTAGATTCCATAAACCTCTACATCATGATAGATCGCTTTACGTACAACTGCCCTAACAGCAGCATTCATACCAGGGGAATCTCCACCACTGGTTAAGACGCCAATTTTTTTCAAAACTTTCACCCCACTATAGATAAGTAGCAATACTAAATTACTTCCAAAATAACATGATTATAATGTCAATACAACAAAGAGTCAACTTTTGTCGAATAACCTTTTTATGAGCCTTTTTCATTATACAATAAATTATCTGCTGTGTTTAATGAATTATGTAATTTTGCAAAATTATTGTCCTACTTTGCCAAAAAAGTATAATCTGTAAATAAAATAGAATGAATTGTTTTTTCTTTCACATCCGCAAAAGAAAACGTGGACCGGTCGGCCACACGTTTTTCTATTTTACCCCAAGTAGATCGTTTGCAAACGATACTTGACCTATTCTTTTATATTTTTCATAACGATGCTGAATTAATTCTTCCCCTGTCATACTTGAGAGAGTTTTTAAAGAGCTTGCGATTACCTCAGTAATATTGATTGCTTGCTGAGCTACATCCTTATGTGCTCCACCTTTTACTTCTGTGATAATTTCATCAACAACACCAAGTTGCTTTAAATCTGGGGCAGTTATTTTCATTGTTTCTGCAGCTTTCTTTGCTAATCCTGAGTCTTTCCAAAGTAATGCTGCTGCACCTTCAGGAGAAATAACAGAGTAGGTAGAGTTCTCCAGCATATGAATATAATTTCCTACACCTAATGCTAGTGCTCCACCACTACCACCTTCTCCAATAACGATACAAATAACTGGTACAGATAAACCAGCCATTTCGAACAAGTTTTTAGCAATTGCTTCACTTTGTCCTCTTTCTTCAGCTGCTTTTCCTGGATAAGCTCCTTTTGTATCTATAAAACATATAATCGGACGATTGAATTTATCTGCTTGTTTCATCAACCGTAATGCTTTACGATAGCCTTCAGGATGTGGCATACCAAAATTTCTTCGAATATTTTCTTTTGTATCTTTACCACGCTGGTGACCAATTACAGTTACTGGTACATCTCTGAACTTAGCTATACCACTAACAATGGCATCATCATCACCATAATATCGGTCACCATGACATTCTAAGAAATTAGTAAAAATTTGTTCGATATAATCTAGAGTTGTAGGGCGACTAGGATGCCTTGCAATTTGAACTCGATCCCAAGGCTTTATATTTGTATAAATTTCATTTTCAAGCTTTTCTAATCTTGCTTCTAATTTTTCAATTTCAGATGATAAATCAACATCAGATTGAGCAGTAAAATCTTTCAGTTCTTTAATTTTAGCTCTAAGCTCGGTAACTGGCTTTTCAAACTCCATTTCACCTACCATGTTATTTCACCTCCTGTTTGATGAATATCAAGTATGCTCCCAAGAGTTTCCTTTAATTCTTGGCGATTAATAACATTGTCTAATTGCCCGTGCTTCAGTAAAAATTCTGCTGTTTGGAAGTCTTCAGGAAGCTCTTCTCTAATCGTTTGTTCAATAATTCTTCTACCAGCAAACCCAATTAAAGCACCTGGCTCAGCAAAATTATAGTCACCTAGTGATGCAAAGCTTGCCGAAACTCCTCCAGTTGTTGGATGTGTCATAACAGAAATGATCAACCCACCATTATCACTAAAAAGCTTAAGGGCAGAACTTGTTTTAGCCATTTGCATAAGACTTAAAACACCCTCTTGCATCCTAGCCCCGCCGGAAGCAGTAAAAATAATAATCGGTAATCCTTTTTCATTCGCATTTTCTATTGCTCGGGTAATTTTTTCTCCTACAACAGAACCCATACTTCCCATTCTAAAACTAGCGTCCATGATAGCCACAGCTGTTCTAAAGCCGTTTATCAGACCTTCTCCTGTTACTACAGCTTCATTTTGTTTAGTTTTTTGACGATCTTTTTCAAGTTTTTCCTCATAATCAGGGAAGTTTAGAGGATTTTCAGATATCATGTTTTGATCATATTCAAGGAAGCTATTTTCATCAAATAAACTCTCAATTCGCTCTCTAGCGTTCATTTGATGATGATATCCACAATTCATACAAACTTTTAGATTTTTATTAAGTTCTTTCGTATACATGATTTTTTTACAATTCGGGCATTTTATGACAATCCCTTCCGGAACATCTTGCTTAGCTTGCTCAGAAGGAATTGAGGCATATTTCTTTTTCTTTGGTTTTGGCTTAGTAAATAAATCTTTTAACAAAACGGTACCTCCCCTTTTTCAAAGGCACTGTTATAATTGGCCGAAGATTTCCTATTTAGCTCATATCCATTTATAGCCAAAAATAACAACGCGCTTAAACATAGCCTTTATTAAAGCTGCTTCTATTTAAATCAGATAATGATTACATAATCTAGTATTCACTTTAAGAAACTATTTTCTAAAAAAGTGTCAGTTATATTAACTGTAACGATTGCTGGACAAACATGTTGTAGAAAGTTGTCAATATCTATTCGACATTTTCTTTAAGGGATACCGCTTCATATTGAATAAACACTTCTAAATGATCCTTTTTTATTAAAGCATCAAGCAACATGGCTAAATGTTTTTTTGAAGAACTATGCGATTGATCACCTTTATATACAAAGCTGACATATTCATTTAAAACATTCCAAATTCGATATAAGAGAAAATTGTTTGCTAATTTAACAAGCTCAGTCATTAATTCAAATCTTGTTATCTCTGTATCCTGAACTT
This genomic stretch from Metabacillus sp. B2-18 harbors:
- the pfkA gene encoding 6-phosphofructokinase — protein: MKKIGVLTSGGDSPGMNAAVRAVVRKAIYHDVEVYGIYHGYTGLIEGRIEKLELGSVGDIIHRGGTKLYSARCPEFKTIEGQKKGIEQLKKHGIEGLVVIGGDGSYMGAKKLTEHGFPCVGVPGTIDNDIPGTDFTIGFDTALNTVIDAIDKIRDTATSHERTYVIEVMGRHAGDIALWSGLAGGAETILIPEADYDMDNVVARLKRGHERGKKHSIIVVAEGVGSGVEFAKQIEEATSFETRVSVLGHVQRGGSPTAFDRVLASRLGAYAVELLLEGKGGRCVGIQKNELVHHDILEILDQPHTIDDNMYRLSKELSI
- a CDS encoding FxsA family protein; this translates as MRLLMFLIIVIPALEIGILILSGNTIGPIPTVLLIILTGVVGAWLAKKQGLETLRKAQQEMQFGQIPGMAIIDGLCILIGGVLLLTPGFITDTVGFLLLFPYSRNKFKPILLTTIRKMIDKNQITIIR
- the pyk gene encoding pyruvate kinase, coding for MRKTKIVCTIGPASESIDKLSELMQAGMNVARLNFSHGDFDEHGARIKNIREASAKLNKTVAILLDTKGPEIRTNTMENGAIELEAGKEIIVSMTEVVGTTEKFSVTYEGLIDDVHIGSTILLDDGLIELEVIGLDQSKGEIKTLIKNTGTLKNKKGVNVPGVSVKLPGITEKDAKDIVFGIEQDVDFIAASFVRRASDVLEIRELLEEHNAGHIQIIPKIENQEGVDNIDEILEVSDGLMVARGDLGVEIPAEEVPLVQKELIRKCNALGKPVITATQMLDSMQRNPRPTRAEASDVANAIFDGTDAIMLSGETAAGTYPVEAVKTMHNIASRAEQALDYKQILSKRSAQVGTTITDAIGQSTAYTALNLGVSAIVTPTESGHTARMISKYRPKAPIIAVTVSDSYSRKLALVWGVYPRSGNHSTTTDEMLDRSVLEAINSGLVTHGDLIVITAGVPVGEAGTTNLMKVHVIGDVIAKGQGIGRKSAFGKVVVASTAKDAQEKMTQGAILVAQGTDRDMMDALEKASALVTEEGGLTSHAAVVGLSLGIPVIVGVENATTLLKDGQDITVDAVRGVIYQGHASVL
- the accA gene encoding acetyl-CoA carboxylase carboxyl transferase subunit alpha, with the protein product MVGEMEFEKPVTELRAKIKELKDFTAQSDVDLSSEIEKLEARLEKLENEIYTNIKPWDRVQIARHPSRPTTLDYIEQIFTNFLECHGDRYYGDDDAIVSGIAKFRDVPVTVIGHQRGKDTKENIRRNFGMPHPEGYRKALRLMKQADKFNRPIICFIDTKGAYPGKAAEERGQSEAIAKNLFEMAGLSVPVICIVIGEGGSGGALALGVGNYIHMLENSTYSVISPEGAAALLWKDSGLAKKAAETMKITAPDLKQLGVVDEIITEVKGGAHKDVAQQAINITEVIASSLKTLSSMTGEELIQHRYEKYKRIGQVSFANDLLGVK
- the accD gene encoding acetyl-CoA carboxylase, carboxyltransferase subunit beta; its protein translation is MLKDLFTKPKPKKKKYASIPSEQAKQDVPEGIVIKCPNCKKIMYTKELNKNLKVCMNCGYHHQMNARERIESLFDENSFLEYDQNMISENPLNFPDYEEKLEKDRQKTKQNEAVVTGEGLINGFRTAVAIMDASFRMGSMGSVVGEKITRAIENANEKGLPIIIFTASGGARMQEGVLSLMQMAKTSSALKLFSDNGGLIISVMTHPTTGGVSASFASLGDYNFAEPGALIGFAGRRIIEQTIREELPEDFQTAEFLLKHGQLDNVINRQELKETLGSILDIHQTGGEITW